The Drosophila bipectinata strain 14024-0381.07 chromosome 2L, DbipHiC1v2, whole genome shotgun sequence genome has a segment encoding these proteins:
- the LOC108125523 gene encoding uncharacterized protein translates to MSTKSMASNCSCSLLLQCLFVLLVLPAAFQAIRIPKNSSSNNVPTASTSATSADNNAKAGSKYEIRGVAGEPNYKSVNLTWEVEFVPAAHDTDSSSTNTDSHSKSGASSTSGQVNVTNMSFDVEPPRAFQIFYCEMQNYGPQRCRVKLVNGTAAEVSHEENQNEAENQELHDPLSPQIQHFAAAVDNLRMATRYSFHIRPAAQRRLQASGTRSSNARSEFHDENEIESGSGHLPGQSIIIPTKGFSAHATQCLPHASEIEVETGPYFGGRIVVDGGNCGVKGDPSDSADKYTMRIDHKECGSMVKPETNTVETFITVQENLGIFTHSTRRFVVVCSYQSGMQTVRASFTVPGKNGVAAAYEPNDPFEPDEDQRLGRELRQMRYVNKSELVLREPNSQPEAESVEEAAVVQETQPPSTEQTATLRGQGRSLNLNEVQQQNVAEEPAEGNHLEPVVGTKYAKLVVDQAHNSWMPLEAGSPPLGGDNEDEAILRYIGSHLSSVLVTVSLSVIIISICIILLQRQRIRSPPRFGAPSLAAHLPHKTLPRALQHQQYQCTL, encoded by the exons ATGTCAACGAAATCGATGGCATCCAATTGCAGCTGCAGCCTGTTGCTGCAGTGTCTGTTCgtgttgctggtgctgccgGCAGCATTTCAGGCAATCCGAATCCCCaagaacagcagcagcaacaatgtACCAACAGCATCGACATCGGCAACATCTGCTGACAACAATGCCAAGGCTGGTAGCAAATATG AGATACGCGGCGTTGCCGGTGAACCAAATTACAAATCGGTGAATCTGACCTGGGAAGTTGAATTCGTGCCGGCGGCCCATGACACAGATTCGAGCTCCACCAACACCGATTCCCACTCCAAATCGGGAGCCAGCTCCACCTCGGGCCAGGTGAATGTGACAAATATGAGCTTCGATGTGGAACCGCCCCGGGCTTTTCAGATCTTCTACTGCGAAATGCAGAACTACGGTCCCCAGCGGTGTCGCGTCAAATTGGTGAACGGAACAGCGGCCGAGGTGTCCCATGAGGAAAACCAGAACGAGGCGGAGAATCAGGAGTTACACGATCCCTTAAG TCCACAGATCCAGCACTTTGCCGCTGCCGTGGACAACCTGCGGATGGCCACCAGATACAGTTTCCACATCCGCCCGGCGGCGCAGAGACGCCTCCAGGCGAGCGGTACCCGAAGCTCCAATGCCCGTTCCGAGTTCCATGACGAAAATGAAATCGAAAGTGGATCCGGCCACCTGCCAGGCCAGAGCATTATCATTCCCACCAAAGGCT TCTCCGCCCATGCCACCCAATGCCTGCCACATGCCTCAGAAATTGAGGTGGAAACGGGGCCATACTTTGGAGGTCGCATTGTTGTCGATGGTGGCAACTGCGGGGTCAAAGGTGATCCCAGTGACTCTGCCGATAAGTATACGATGAGAATTGATCACAAAGAATGCGGCAGCATGGTGAAGCCAGAAACAAACACAGTGGAGACATTCATTACGGTGCAGGAAAACTTGGGGATCTTTACTCACAGTACCAGACG ATTCGTTGTAGTCTGCAGCTACCAGTCAGGCATGCAGACCGTTCGCGCCAGCTTCACTGTTCCTGGAAAGAACGGAGTAGCCGCCGCCTATGAGCCCAACGATCCCTTCGAGCCCGACGAGGATCAACGTCTAGGAAGGGAACTCCGACAGATGCGCTATGTGAACAAGAGTGAACTGGTGCTCCGGGAGCCGAACTCCCAGCCGGAAGCCGAGTCCGTGGAAGAAGCAGCGGTGGTGCAGGAAACCCAACCACCAAGCACTGAGCAGACTGCCACACTCCGGGGACAGGGCCGATCTCTGAACCTCAATGAGGTGCAGCAGCAGAATGTGGCCGAGGAGCCGGCGGAGGGCAACCATCTGGAGCCGGTGGTGGGCACCAAGTACGCCAAACTGGTTGTGGACCAGGCCCACAATTCATGGATGCCGCTGGAGGCGGGTTCGCCACCACTCGGTGGCGACAACGAGGATGAAG CTATCCTGCGTTATATTGGCTCCCATCTGAGCAGCGTGCTGGTAACCGTTTCGCTATCTGTGATAATCATCAGCATTTGCATCATTTTGTTGCAACGCCAGCGGATCCGCTCGCCTCCCCGCTTCGGCGCCCCCTCCCTGGCCGCCCACCTGCCGCACAAGACGCTGCCGCGTGCTCTGCAGCACCAGCAGTATCAATGCACCTTGTAG
- the LOC108125362 gene encoding uncharacterized protein has protein sequence MKSFALFSSMVLLIVLVVGANGNGENKDFRCTMVNSPNGIIFGLPKIGTAYAYNPIKNECNSYHYDFVFGKVIFVTQAECEQICKDSEKAQDEAPISNDW, from the exons ATGAAGTCGTTCGCTTTGTTTTCTTCAATGGTTTTACTGATTGTTCTGGTAGTTGGAGCTAATGGAAATG GGGAAAATAAGGACT TCCGTTGTACCATGGTTAATTCCCCTAATGGTATCATCTTTGGGCTTCCCAAAATAGGCACGGCCTATGCCTACAATCCCATAAAAAACGAATGCAATTCCTATCATTATGactttgtttttggaaaagttATATTTGTGACCCAAGCAGAGTGTGAGCAGATTTGCAAAGACAGTGAGAAAGCACAGGATGAAGCCCCTATTTCCAATGATtggtaa
- the LOC108125507 gene encoding calmodulin-lysine N-methyltransferase — MSATLVQKTPTEKTNNRSGVGLGQGTGLGSSVGSGAEGDVPPYTTISLLLQYDIDNTLNAFKEQHKMTLDKVQRDTLDGEQATELEVEQMGLANGAGQKLSAPCMPPTPPATPNLQQNTAQKRWKILAKVLRKDSEETVSSSSDEFSEEQTASVRRFKSFDLLRQDSFEDHMSLKCLGKTENWYKYRMLLDNEFQEYSVNIHHMERQLTASDLMGFNNTGNICVWPSEEALTALVLSEVSSYRGKWILELGGGFTSLAGLMLAKYATPYAVHLTDGNEISVENVRKTVCLNELSCYTKCSVLKWQEKTARSPAEQGKFDFILCADCLFFDEARSALVDTIWYYLAPEGSALIMAPRRGRTLSVFKDECMARGFSVVQATRYNETIWQRHLQLKADSALYDEDLHYPLLLRLRKAHS, encoded by the coding sequence ATGTCAGCAACCCTAGTACAAAAAACACCCACAGAGAAAACAAATAATCGATCGGGAGTTGGATTAGGACAAGGAACAGGACTAGGATCGAGTGTAGGCTCTGGTGCAGAAGGGGACGTGCCACCGTATACTACCATATCGCTGCTGTTACAATACGATATCGATAATACGCTGAATGCGTTCAAGGAGCAGCACAAGATGACACTGGACAAAGTTCAACGGGACACCCTGGATGGGGAACAGGCCACCGAATTGGAGGTGGAGCAAATGGGTCTGGCGAACGGGGCAGGACAAAAACTGAGTGCCCCATGCATGCCGCCCACGCCTCCGGCCACGCCTAACCTGCAACAAAACACCGCCCAGAAGCGCTGGAAGATCCTGGCAAAGGTTTTGCGCAAGGACTCCGAGGAGACggtgtcctcctccagcgaTGAGTTCAGCGAGGAGCAAACGGCATCCGTGCGCCGCTTCAAAAGCTTTGATCTCCTGCGCCAGGACAGCTTCGAGGATCACATGAGTCTGAAGTGCCTGGGTAAGACAGAGAACTGGTACAAGTACCGCATGCTTTTGGACAACGAGTTCCAGGAGTACTCCGTCAACATCCATCACATGGAGCGCCAGCTGACCGCCAGCGATCTGATGGGCTTCAATAACACGGGCAACATCTGTGTGTGGCCCTCGGAGGAGGCCCTAACCGCCCTGGTCCTATCCGAAGTGTCCTCATATCGTGGAAAGTGGATACTGGAGTTGGGCGGAGGGTTCACCTCCCTGGCGGGACTGATGCTGGCTAAGTACGCCACCCCTTATGCCGTGCACCTCACGGACGGCAATGAGATATCCGTGGAGAACGTCCGGAAGACAGTTTGCCTCAATGAGCTGAGCTGCTACACCAAGTGCTCCGTCCTCAAGTGGCAGGAGAAGACCGCTCGTTCACCGGCGGAGCAAGGCAAGTTTGATTTCATCCTGTGCGCCGACTGCCTCTTCTTCGACGAGGCCCGATCCGCTTTGGTGGACACCATCTGGTATTACCTGGCCCCCGAGGGCTCTGCCCTAATAATGGCCCCCCGGCGAGGTCGCACCCTCAGCGTGTTCAAGGACGAGTGTATGGCGCGGGGATTCTCGGTGGTGCAGGCCACGCGGTACAACGAGACCATCTGGCAGCGTCACCTCCAGCTGAAAGCCGATTCCGCTCTCTATGACGAGGACCTGCACTATCCTTTGCTCCTTCGACTGCGCAAAGCGCACAGCTAG